TCTATGCTGTGGCTCATCATGAGTTTCCCCCACTGTCCAGGGCATGCACAGTTTGCCCCTCCAATGACATTATTTGGCCATCTCTTGTTTTCAAGGTAGAACACTGTTGTGTTTCATGAACCTGATCAGCCCTCAGCTACTTTTTCCTTCATGGCTAAGCATCGTGATCCAGTGCTGAGGAAGGGGGCAGAGCCGGTTCAGGGGTGGGGCAGGGCCTGGTCTGaatgttcacatgaacacatgaagctgccttctactgaatcagaccctggtccatcaaagtcagtgttgtctactctgactggcagcggctctcccagggtctcaggcagaggtcttttacatcacctacctgcctagtccctttaactggagatttcagggattgaacctgggaccttgggcatgccaagcagatgatctacaaactgagccacagcccctccccttgttctCCTTTCTATGTATGTTGAACATGAGAAGCCAAGCAGAGCAGCAATTTGCATTCCTGGCTGCAGCACTGGCTCAAAATAGGTGACAGGCAACTTTAATGGAGGAAAAGGCAGTGGTGGTTTCAGCACCGTGGCCAGAGCCCTGCAGCAACACAGGAATGGGCATTGTGCCCTTGGCTGCCGGAAGCCAGTAGCCTGATTGCTGCTTTCTGACGAGTAGCCCTTCCAAGAGTGGTTTTGCTGATACTCTCCAATTACTAAGGGTGGATAAACTGCTGATAAGCTAAGCTGCTTGGCGAAGTAGCAAATGCAATTTTGCAAATACTGTCTTAAATCCATCTCTTATTCCAGAGAACTGCCTGCCCTTGCTATGTTGCAGATCTTGAGCTCTGTCGGAGAAAGCGGCCTGACTGGATCTAACCATtgctccatctagcccagcagcAGGGCTCTGGCAGACCCTTTGGTGAAAACACAATCCAGAGCAAAACTGGACTTCTCTGTCCACATCACTGGGCTTTCCAGCTGCTCACAGTGAAGGAATATGCCCGGAAGCAGGCAACACCCCTTCTAATCTCCTCttgctcttccctcagttctgggAGGTGATCAGTGATGAACATGGGATAGACCCCAGCGGGAACTATGTCGGAGACTCCGATCTGCAGCTCGAAAGGATCAGCGTCTATTACAATGAAGCATCCTGTGAGTTGCCCTTCCAGCcttggtctcccccccccacacacacacactttctgggCCTTTGAAAATGACATCAGGAGCACGTTACCAAACAGCCTAGGCATTAAGTGTCCTTCTCCAAGTGCTTGCAAATGGTGCCCAGGGAGTCTTCTCAAGCCTCCCTCCCTTGGGGGAAAGGAGGCAGCCACAGAAAAGCTCCAGGCCCCCCTGCCGGTTAAATTCCTCCTTGCACACGGGCTCCTTCAGTGCCCTCTGCAGGTCCTAACTATCATTCTGGACTTCTGCTTCATCCTCCTTGGAGAGGCAGATCTGCACAAGAGGCAGGAGGAATGCCTGGTTGGAGCCAGGAAGCAGCttgtggggctggggagggaagtatggggggggggagcctgtgcTGCTGTGCAGTCACCTTTATCCAGCCAGCTTGCTAATAGGAGAACATAGTGAGGGGGGAGGAGTCAGGCTCGATCCCAGGGTTGGCCTTCCTTGTGCAGCACTCAGCAAGTGAGCATGGAGGCTCCCAGAAATGGGGAAATGCTTCCGTGCATGGATTGGGCACGAGTTCAGTTGCCTGGGCGGGAGATAACAGGGCTGCAGTTCCTTGAGGACCTTCCATTCAAGGGTGACCTTTTCTGCTCTTCCAGCTCACAAGTATGTTCCTCGCGCTATTCTCGTGGACCTGGAACCCGGCACCATGGACAGTGTCCGGTCAGGTGCTTTCGGCCATCTCTTCAGACCCGACAACTTCATCTTCGGTATTGTCCGTCTTTTCggttcttcccttctcctcagACCTTCCCCATCCAGTTCTGCATGTCCTCTGGCTGGACCCATTTAAAGACTTTTGGAGCATCTGCTTAGCCAGCAGAAGCCCCCAGGCTCAGTCCCGGGTATTTCCTGTTGAAAGGGTGATGTCCAAGGAGTGGTGCCTGCCTGAGACCGTCGCTGCAGACAAcgctgaccttaatggaccaaatGGCCTGACTCAGCAGAAAGCATTTGCATGCTTTCATGTCTGTGAGCGACTAAGAAAGATGACAGTTGTGGGTTTGAGGGCCTGGGCAGGATTCCTCCCAGAGGGAATCTCCTCCTGGCCCCTCTGGGGTTTCTTGAGACATCCTTGGGCATTTCCGGACCATATTCCAGGGGCTTTGGAAGGCAAATGGAGTCAGGGAGCCATGAGGTGTCACGAGGTCCACGGCTTCAGAGGGGCTAAATTTCCTCTTGGCTTACCCCTCTTCAAGAAGGAAAGGCACTGCTTATTTGGCCAAAGGAGGAGCGCAAGTAGGAGGGGACAGTTCAACAGGAAAGCCAGCATAGTGCACACTTTCCCCCAGAGTAACACAGACCACGCCCACAGGAGCTGGGAAATGCATAGGATATGGGGATGGAGGAGGTGCCCACTACTAACCCTGACATAGCTTGGCCCCCACGGGTGCTAATCTGCCTCCACTCCTGCGTTAACCTGGCTAAAGACAATTTTACAAGAGCAACCAATGCAGGCAGTAACACAGAAAGAGGGAAAAGCAAAGTCTCCTAGAAATAAACAaacactttaaagattaacaagattttattccagtatAAATTTCCATTTCATCAGATGCTGTGCAGATGGTCTTTGTTAGGCAGACATTTATTGATGTATGAGattgtgtggggggaaataaacagCAGAGGCAAAAGGCAATGAATTGCAGAAAGCCGAGAGAGATGCAATTATGTAAAACTGAAATGCATCCCATGAAAGAGGCTCTGGAATCATGAAAGCTTcagcaaaatggggaggggctgtggctcagtttgtagagcatctgcttggcacgcaggaggttccaggttcaatccctggcatctccagttaaagggactgggcaagtagatgatgtgaaagacctccgcctgagaccctggagagccactgccagtcagacagtactgatcttgatggaccaatggtctaagtcagtataaggcagcttcatgtcagtTCAAAATCTTAAAAGTGCCATTAAGCTTCTGTCTATTTTTGCTCTGAGAGATTAATACAACAGTTTCCCCACTGGAAATATTTAACTTTTTGAAACGCAACTGGATGATTCGATGAATTCTGCCTTTGAGCCGATCCACATTTCCCCTCTGGTGACATCTGGCACACTGAAGAGCTCAGATGTGCCGCTTTTCCTGTGCTCCTCTGGGCCTCGCAAGGAGCCGAGTCCAAAGGTGTCTGTTTCTTCCTTCCCAGGTCAAAGTGGCGCAGGGAACAACTGGGCGAAGGGGCACTACACAGAGGGCGCCGAGCTGGTGGACTCCGTCCTGGACGTGGTGCGGAAGGagtgtgagaactgtgactgtctcCAGGGCTTCCAGCTCACCCATTCTCTGGGCGGGGGCACAGGGTCTGGCATGGGGACCCTCCTCATTAGCAAAGTTCGCGAAGAGTACCCTGACCGGATCATGAACACTTTCAGCGTGGTGCCTTCCCCCAAGGTGTCAGACACAGTGGTGGAGCCCTACAACGCCACCTTGTCCATTCACCAGCTGGTGGAGAACACGGACGAGACCTACTGCATCGACAACGAAGCCCTCTACGACATCTGCTTCCGGACCCTCAAGCTGGCCACGCCCACCTATGGAGACCTCAACCACCTTGTTTCCGCCACCATGAGCGGTGTCACCACCTCCTTGCGGTTCCCTGGGCAGCTCAACGCTGACCTCCGCAAACTGGCCGTCAACATGGTGCCCTTCCCCCGCCTCCACTTCTTCATGCCCGGCTTTGCCCCACTGACTGCCCGCGGGAGCCAGCAGTACCGCGCCCTGACCGTGCCGGAGCTCACCCAACAGATGTTTGATGCCAAGAACATGATGGCCGCCTGCGATCCCCGCCACGGCCGCTACCTGACAGTAGCCACCGTCTTCAGGGGCCGCATGTCCATGAAGGAGGTGGACGAGCAGATGCTGGCCATCCAGAGCAAGAACAGCAGCTACTTTGTGGAGTGGATCCCCAACAACGTCAAGGTGGCCGTCTGCGACATCCCGCCCCGGGGCCTGAAGATGTCTTCCACCTTCATCGGCAACAGCACGGCCATACAGGAGCTCTTCAAGCGCATCTCAGAGCAGTTCACGGCCATGTTCCGGCGCAAGGCCTTCCTCCACTGGTACACGGGTGAGGGGATGGATGAGATGGAGTTCACGGAGGCTGAGAGCAACATGAACGACCTGGTCTCGGAGTATCAACAGTACCAGGATGCGACAGCAGAAGAGGAAGGCGAGATGTACGAGGACGATGAGGAGGAGTCCGAGGCCCAAGGGGCCAAGTGAGAGTCCTGGGCCAGGGGCTGTGTTCGGGTCCTCCTGGTGAGAGCTGAGCACCGATAACGTCCTGTCGTTCATTGTCCTCCATTTTTGCTACTCTTTTGCTGAGTTCTAGGCAACCAGCTGCTAGTTGCTTCTGATTCAAGGGTTCCAAATCGGAAGATTGTTCTGTATTTAACTGTCTTCGCCCCCCCTCCCGGCCTGCCCTGTGTCTTATCAGTTAGTGCAGCTCCTCCTGTCCTCTGTCAATTTAATAATGTCAAGGGGCCTGGTCTTTATTTTTTACTAGTCTGTGTCTATTTTTATGTTTTGGAATACTTAATAAATCTATTGCTGTCCAGCAGTTGGGTTATCCTTCTTGCAGCTTCTGGGGGTGGGATTCTGACTGAAAGGTCTGGACTGAGGCAACCCTTCCTCTGAACTTGCTGGGGCTAGGAAAGGGAGtcctcgaagaagaagaagaagagttggtttttatatgccgactttctctaccacttaaggaagactcaaaccagcttacaatcaccttcccttcccctccgcacaacagacaccctgtgaggtaggtggagccaagagagctgtgactagcccaaggtcacccagttggcttcatgtgtaggagtggggaaaccaacccagttcaccagattagcctccgccgctcatgtggaggagtggtgaatcaaacctggttctccagatttctcctggttctccactgctccaaaccaccgcttttaaccactataccacgctggctctacaccacgctgcatgTACGAAGGAGTTGGACTCCACACACACAAGGCCCCTGCTGGGTGCTTCCCGATGCTTCCACTCCTGACTGTTCCGCCTAAGCCGTAAGGAACAGGCTGTGGTGTTGAGGAGGTGCCCATAGCACAGCCTCTCCGCCTGGAAAGGGGGCAGGGATTGCTGCTGCCATGGGGGGTGGCCACGAGGCACAGATGGCTCTTTGCAAAAGTGCAGGCATCAGCCTGTAGGCTGGTCGGTGGCTGTTAGCTCAGATTACTGCAAAGGGAACACAGTGCCTGGAGGCCATCCCTTTGGCTATCAGCTGCTGCAGGACAGAGATAGTTGTGGCTCCGTCTCTCTCTGGCCTGGCCTTTCAGGCCAAGCCTTTCTCTATCGCATTTCTTATCACAACCTTCTTCTCCCAGGGACTGGGGGCAGGGtgcctggttccccccccctccagttcctGACCTCACAGCAGCCTTGTCAAGGAGGATGGCTTTCCCAGTTAGCGTCACCGAGTCTCCAGCTCTCTAACCAATACCTTTAAACCCCAGTCTAGAAACCAAGGGGGTGGTTTTTAGCATATATGTGTATTTTCTTGGGACATAAATAACACTGCTAATGTACTGGTTTAACTGGCCTCCCAAAGGAACCCAGCGAACTGCAATTGCGGAGGGGGTGGGAATGGAGTGGGGGAAGAGATCACCAGAATTCTTAACCACTCtgaaccgggggtgggggaagcactaACATtgttgagctgtggctcagcaagCAAGGACCTGCTTCCCATAcagaagtccctggttcaatctccagtttaGAGAATCTGACGGCCGGTGACCTGAAAGGCCCTTTTCTGccccagaccctggagagctgtgggcagtctgagcagacaatgctgactaccatggaagaagaggagttggtttttatagcccgcttttctctactggaaggagtctcaaagtggcttacgactgcccccccccccacaacaggcaccttgggatgtaggtggggctgaaagagttcagagagaactgtgactggcccaagatccctCAGCAgtcttcgtgtggaggagagaggaatcgaaTCCGgtcctccggattagagtctgccgctctccCCCAGCACCCCGCTCCAGACCAAGGCTCCGACTGAGTAGAAGGCAGCTCTAGGTGTtggtcttggggaggggctgaggctcaggggTGGGGCCTGTGCAGAAGGCAGGCACGAGGGCTCCAGTTCAAAAGCCtccggtggcgggggggggggggcaaaggcccCTTTCGGCCccagagcctggagagctgctgccagcctgagccgACAAGACCGACTGGACGGTCCGGTTCGCGGGAAAGCAGCTGCCCAGCAGCCCCCAGAGAATCGGCTGACCTGAGCAGCCAACAGACgcgcctccccccaacccccccccgcccaaggcCCACGCGGCGGAGGCGGCCCCTCTCCTGGGAAGCCTTGGGGCGGGGGGCTCCGGGGGAGGGGTCTGCGGAGGCACCGTCTGCCTGGGGGcggagagggggggggtcccACGCGGTCTGGCCCAGCTGCGGGCAGCCGGGCGGGGCGACGTGGCCCGGGCACAGCGGGCCGCGCAGAGGGGGCGCtccctgcagaaagaaagaaagaaagaaagaaagaaagaaagaaagaaagaaagaaagaaaggcggcGGGGCtccgccaccccccacccccccgcgctCGGCCGGCTCCCCTCGGCGCTCACTCGCTCCGCTCCCCGCCAAGCCGCGCGGGGGCAGCAGCGTCCGGCTGTGGGGGCCGCCGGTCTGGCCGCGCGGGGCTCGCCTCGCCGCTCCTCGCCTGTCCGGGGCGGCCCTGGGCTACAATGTAGCCGGCCGAGGAAGCGGCGCgtccggctggctggctggctggctggccggggagaGCGCGGCGGGGGAGCGGGCCgggccgcctcccctcccctcctctcctcccccccatggGCCAGCAGGTAAGGCAGGCGGGCATCGCCTTGGCCTCGGGGCTGCAGAGCCCGGCCTGGCTTCCCTCGGGccgcttctcctcctccccccctcctcttaaCGGGGCtgcgtgctggggggggggggctgagggcgACCGGCGGGCTTCTCTTGGGCTGGGCCTGGGCCGCTGTGGCTGCCCGGAATGACAAACGGTGCCCCCCGCTcgcccgcccacccacccccgtggCAGGCTGCTCGCCACCGTGAGCGGCGGAGGGCACAAAGGCCTGCCCGAAGCGGGGGGGTCTCTCGGTAGGCTGACCTCCCTCGGCTCCGTCGAgatccctgccccccacccccaggtagaCGGGCCTGGGCAGCCATTCGCACCGGGGCTTCtaaacggggtgtgtgtgtgtgggggggggggggataaaagggTTGACTGAATTCCTGCTTCGAAGGCTACTTGGGGATGAATCCCCCGGGGCGGTTTGGGTAGCGGGTGGGCTGCAAAGGAGAAGCGCTTTTAGTCGGGCCAGCGTGAGCTGGCCAGGCTTTTGTTTGGAGGGGGCTGTTTTGAGAGGGCAGATTGGCAGAGGGGTGCTGGCAGCCCTGAAGGCccacggaaggggggggggaaggagggaaaggatttCCAGCTGAGCTCAGCAAAGCGGGGGACTCCTTGGATGAGGTCATTTTCAAGGCACAAGAGAAGAGTCAACATTCAGCCAAGGAGAGATGGGGGGAGCGGTTTGCTgggaccattttttaaaagcagtccatagcctttctccctccccctccaaccaAGGGACCCTTCCTGACCAGAGGCAGTTGTGTGAGTGTGCAGAGCATTCTTCACGGGGCTGCCGGCACCTTCGCAGAAGGAGAACCCCAGAGGAGAAAGAGGGAGCTCCCACCTGCCTTTCAGGCTAGCTTAGGTTTGCCCCATGGAGGGGCCCAAAGCTCCTCCGGGCCTTGTTCGCTGCACCTTTGAGTGCTGCCTTCCACTCcgcagggccgtggctcagcggcagaacttctgcttggcatgcacaaggtcccaggttcagtccccagcagcatccccagttaaaagaaccaggcagtaggtgatgtgaaagagaccctggagagctgctgccagtctgagtagacaatactgacctcaatggaccaacggtctgactcagtattaggcagcttcacgTGGCTCTCTGTGTTTTTCCAGGATGTCACTGGCAGTGACCTCATCATGTCCTGGCATGGTCTACCTAGAAAGGGTGGCATCTGCCAGGAGTCGCACGTGAGGCCTGGGTGcctcagaggcttccttggtCATCCAAGGCTGCCAGACTGGCTTTTCGACCTCCTGAGGCTGCAGGGCACAAACAACCCTGGCCGAAAAGGCCATCCCAAGGCGGAAGCCAAGCGGGAGCTTCTGTCCTGTTGGGGGTGGGCCCTTGGGCTGAGGCTCTGGGAGTCCACTGACGCCACTGAATCGCCTGTGAGCCTCGGGCCCCTCACCCCGGCCTCTGTGTGGCTCCAGCAGGTCGGACTGCTATGGAATATGACGAGAAGCTGGCCCGTTTCCGACAGGGCCACCTCAACCCGTTCAACAAGGCCCCGCTGCAAAGCCAGCATGAGCAGAAGATGGGAGGAGCGGCCGAGGAGTTCCCACGAAAAGGTGAGCGGCTACCCCCACTCCCTTCCTCCTGGACATGAGGGCAGCCAGGCCTCTCTGGGGCTTATTCAGGCCAGGAAGTGTGATGAAAGAGAGTTTGCTCATCCTTTGGGGGCCCTGAAGGTGTGGCTGGACAGGGTCTTCTCTAGGTTGGGACCCTCCCTGTACCTGTCCATCTGGCTCTGTGGCAGTTTAATTTTGGGTGCTCAGTGAAAACCTTTTTGCCTCTCTCCTTGAATTTCTGCCTCTCTCCACTTCTGTCCAGATGAGTTCCCGGGCCATTCTAATGTGGCTCACCACCCCAAAAATGATTTGTTGTTATTGATTTTATAATGGTAGCTGATCATTTTCTTCAGGCCACTCGCTTATTGATGTGTTTGCATGATGTTTATTAATTTCAAATCTGCTGTTTCTTATAAGGTGGGAGCTCTCTAGAGCTTCTAGTTCTATGACTGAGAAGCACAAAGACTGCAATAAAAGACCAGTTTTCAGGGTGGGTTCTGCTCCCCACCCTACccccaggcagggttgccatgGCTGAGACATCACTCAGCCACTGCATATAAGGCCAGGTCCAGTGACCCCCTCCTTACCCCCCCCCATGGTCCCCGTGGGTCCTTGCAGTCTCACGGTTGTGGAAGAGCTCACCGCCCATGTCAGCCACTCCTTTTGCTGCTGGGCTCCTGCCCATGAATAGGAGAGGTgggggaaggtttgggggctggcAAACCAAGGCCATGTTTtgccttgggggaggggagtgtttGGGGGTGTGTGATGGTGGATTTGGCCCCATCCCTCAAGTAATTAGTTCCTGAACACACTGCTGTGTCGTGGGACGCTCTGTCCTCCCCGAGCTCTCCGAAGGACTGCCCGCCTGCCTGTTTCTGTATGAATCTCCCACCTGCTCTGGGAGTTCCCACCTTCTGAGGTCAGGGGGTGATATGAGGGACAAACCTGTTGATGGCTTTTAGATAAAAACTATTCTATAAAGCCAGACACGTCATGGTGTCTAGCACATTTGAATTGTTTCAATTTTGCTGCTACTGTTATGTGGTTATAGGCTGAGAATAAAAAAGCccctctggatcagaccaaaggttcgTACGGTCTATCCTGATCCTCACAGTAGCCAGGTAGATGATTCCAGGAAACCTCCAAGCATGGAATGAATATCACCACCTCTCTCTGCTCTTGCCTGGAGTAACTGATATTTGGAGGTAGCATACCTCTGATcacggaggttccatttagcccgAGTAGCCAATAGCTGCTGATGGACCACTCTTCCTTCCCTAGTAAAACCACTGAAACTGGCAGCAATCAATTCAGCATCTTTGTGTgagtttttaaaatctgtgttCTGCTCACTTTTAATGCGGACtttgttttgtgatatttttaaaaataattgttgcATGCTGGCTTAAAGTCAGTATACTGGGTTGGAAGGTGCCAACTCAAGGAGAAGTCCAGGCTCAAAGCTTTGGGCAGCCCcttaacattggggggggggggctggctcttTTGTCTGGAGTGCCAGGCAGGTGGAGGGGTTGTCTTACTCCTGTGGTCTTactcctccttccctctttttaTGGCAGACTTGAACTTGGAGTTGTCCTCAGAGGAAGCTGAGTTCCAGTGCTCAGAGCGAACGATGGACTTGGGGCTGGCCGAAGATCACTTCTCACGCCCAGTGGTGAGAGCAGGGGGGGGCGAGGAATGGGTGCTGCTTTACTGAATTCAGAGGAAAGAATACTCCCGCAGCCACGCATCTGGgtgctggagaccaagtcctgtgaggaaaggttgaaggagctggatatgtttagcttgaagaggagaagactgagaggggatatgataaccatcttcaagtacttgaagggctgtcatatagaggagggtgccgagttgttttctgttgccccagaaggtcggaccagaaccaacgggttgaaattaaatcaagagtttccgtctagacattaggcagaattttctaacagagcggttcctcagtggaacaggcttcctcgggaggtggtgagctcgccttcctttgaggtttttaagaggaggttagatggccatctgtcagcaatgctgattctgtgaccataggcagatgatgagagggagggcatcttggccatcttctggtcactgggtgtgtgtcaggggggaggtagttgtgagtttcctgcattgtgcagggggttggactagaggaccctggtggtcccttccaactctatgattctattctatgattctatgatcctgcttggcatgcagaaggtcccaggttcaggtcATGGGTGATGTGGAAAAACCTCTTAgtgggactctggagagccagaGCCAGTCAGAATACTAGTGCCACTGTTGTCCCTTGGCATAAGGCAGCTTGTTGCCTGTGTGCCAGCCTCCTCCTCACCCCTGTCCATGGCCCTTCCAGGTCCCCTCCCTGAAGCTGGTAGCTGAAGGTCAGGGGAAGCCCCAGGCCCGTTACATAGCTGGACAGCTGGCCTGGGTGCTGGGCCGCAGCtgtcttccttctccctccttttccaGGGGCTCTTCCTAGCCTCGGACATTGAGCAGCTGCGTCAGGCGATTGAGGAGTGCAAGCGGCGGATCCTGGAGCTGCCGGATAACTCAGAGAAGCAAAAGGATGCTGTGGTGCGGCTTATTCACCTGCGCCTGAAACTCCAGGAGCTGAAGGTACGGGAACTGGCTCAGCCCagccttggcctctctgcccaCTGACTGGGCCTGGGCACAGAGTTCTGGGTCTTCCTGCTCCTAGAGAGGAAGTGGAGGACTGACAAGCGCAAGGTTTCACCTTGGCTTTAGCTCAACAGAATGCCCGGGGAAGGGGCAGAAATGTGGAAGCTCCAAAGCACGGCCGCGATAGCTCATGGGGAGCTGGTATGCTGCAGAGAGAAGGCAGAGGTGTAGCTGAAAACTCACCAGACAGCCAGGGAAGCTCCTGAGTCTGAGAAGGGCTTCTTTCGCTTACACCCAGTCCAAAGGTGGGGTTTAGGTGAAGAGGCTTCAACACCTCTTAGCTAGTCAACGTCTAGGGTTTTAATACGAATCCTTTTATTCATTTGAAATGCAGCTGGTTAATTTTTATAAGACACGTCATGTGTTATCTCCTGTGACCTTCCAGGAGGGGCCTTTCCTTCCCATATGTTTGCCTTCTGATAGATGAGTAGTGTagctttattttattatatttattgtaaaaatgtgtgtcccacctttctgcccttacaagagccatcaaggcagctgacaatttaaaacatacgtgataaaaccacatttaaaaaccattaaaaccaacccccTTAAACACACTTGCTTAAagcaaacagttaaaatacatacttcacacaaaaatagcaattaaaatgttggtttggaaggagggatcatggagggaatgcaaagcaaaacaaaaccagaaccaCAAAAAGCTTTAGAGCCCTGGTCAAGCAAGAGGGTGGGTGGGCGGGAGATGGGAGTTCCCTACTGTGGCAGTGGCTGAAAGGCCCCTGAACCTCTCATGCCGCAGGACCCCAGTGAGGACGAGCCCAATATCCGTGTGATCCTGGAGCATCgcttccacaaggagaagagcaagAGTGTGAAGCAGACCTGTGACAAATGCAGCACCATAATCTGGGGGCTCCTCCAGACCTGGTACACCTGCACAGGTGAGAAGCCCTTCCCCAGAAGGGGGATGGTAGAAGGCTCTTGGCTGCAGTTTCACCCCATGGTGCCTCTCCAGTTTGCATGGCATGGGCTGAGCTTTGGCTCTGGGTGAAGGTGTGACTGGGCGCACCCCCTTCACCTTTTCAAGCAGCATCTGGCTGCCAGTTCCCTCCTTATGGCCTTGGAGAGCCTGAACGGGACCCAGTTGCCTCCTCTGGCAACTGGTGCTGGGTGACCCGTCTAGGGCAGCACTGCTGGCAAGCCCCTCCCTGCTCTTTGCCTTGGCCCCCAGTGTGGGCAACCCTTCCCGTTTGGCTGTTGGCATCCTTCCAACCAAATGGAGAAGGGGTAAGCCCCTGGTTTCTCTTTTATTCACAATGTCTGCTAAATACCTCTGTGTACTACATCTACTtgtcttgtggaactccctaccacAGGATATAGGAGGTcacagctccccacccccccccccccgcaggtggGGAAGCCTGCTGCAAAGACGTTTGTGATCTCTGCTCTCATGTGCAGGTGGAAGCACGTGGGGAGGGGCTTTGCCCTGCTGGTTTGTTCACGCCCCCCCTCTTGTTCCTTGCCAGGGTGTTCCTATCGCTGCCACAGCAAGTGCCTGGACCTGATCACCAAGCCCTGTGTGCGCTCCAAGGTCAGTCACCAGGCGGAGTACGAGCTCAGCATCTGCCCGGAGACGGGGCTGGACAGCCAGGATTACCGCTGTGCCGAATGCCGAGCTCCCATCTCTCTCCGTACGTGTGAGCACAGGCCCTCCCGAATGGCCCTGGGgccctctctgtttctctctctctctctctctctctctctctcatatatatgCTCTCACAGGCCTGCCACATTGCCTGGGCTGAGGCAAAGGGCCAGCTCTGTCTGCTAAAAACAACCGAGAACAAAGGTTCAGGGTTTTTTTGCTTGCTAGTCCCAGGGAAGggacacatgaggctgccttctactgaatccgaccatTGATACAACAATaccagtattgtcgaaggctttcacggtcagagttcatgggttcttgtaggctatccgggctgtgtgaccgtggtcttggtattttctttcctgacttttcgccagcagctgtggcaggcatcttcaaaggagtaacactggacaccttcagtgttactcctctgaagatgcctgccacagctgctggtgaaacgtcaggaaagaaaataccaagatc
Above is a genomic segment from Euleptes europaea isolate rEulEur1 chromosome 17, rEulEur1.hap1, whole genome shotgun sequence containing:
- the TUBB3 gene encoding tubulin beta-3 chain is translated as MVFCAGTREGFWEVISDEHGIDPSGNYVGDSDLQLERISVYYNEASSHKYVPRAILVDLEPGTMDSVRSGAFGHLFRPDNFIFGQSGAGNNWAKGHYTEGAELVDSVLDVVRKECENCDCLQGFQLTHSLGGGTGSGMGTLLISKVREEYPDRIMNTFSVVPSPKVSDTVVEPYNATLSIHQLVENTDETYCIDNEALYDICFRTLKLATPTYGDLNHLVSATMSGVTTSLRFPGQLNADLRKLAVNMVPFPRLHFFMPGFAPLTARGSQQYRALTVPELTQQMFDAKNMMAACDPRHGRYLTVATVFRGRMSMKEVDEQMLAIQSKNSSYFVEWIPNNVKVAVCDIPPRGLKMSSTFIGNSTAIQELFKRISEQFTAMFRRKAFLHWYTGEGMDEMEFTEAESNMNDLVSEYQQYQDATAEEEGEMYEDDEEESEAQGAK
- the DEF8 gene encoding differentially expressed in FDCP 8 homolog, which encodes MEYDEKLARFRQGHLNPFNKAPLQSQHEQKMGGAAEEFPRKDLNLELSSEEAEFQCSERTMDLGLAEDHFSRPVGLFLASDIEQLRQAIEECKRRILELPDNSEKQKDAVVRLIHLRLKLQELKDPSEDEPNIRVILEHRFHKEKSKSVKQTCDKCSTIIWGLLQTWYTCTGCSYRCHSKCLDLITKPCVRSKVSHQAEYELSICPETGLDSQDYRCAECRAPISLRGVPSEARQCDYTGLYYCSNCHWNDQALIPARVIHNWDFEARKVSRCSMRYLALMVSRPVLKLREINPLLFNYVEELLEIRKLRQDILLMKPYLITCKEALEARLLLQLQDRQHFVENDEMYSLQDLMDVNAGLLSCSLTEIHTLFAKHIKLDCERCQAKGFVCELCKEGDVLFPFDSHTSMCMECSAVFHRDCYYDNSTSCPKCARLNLRKQSLLRDPSMELQA